One stretch of Rhodopirellula islandica DNA includes these proteins:
- a CDS encoding class I SAM-dependent methyltransferase translates to MGAHGRLVADRFASDLLGNSLSDSVRGYDRLARWYWLLEKPVFRNELQRARMALLSELPPVARILMLGEGDGRLLAEVLRTQPHAFVTSVEQSPEMLRLQRERVLQWGASDRVRLVGQDATDWSAKGQTFACVITPFFLDCFREAELRCHLPKWLALVEPGGWFYHVDFVLPSSGWRRLRAKFWSGVMHRFFAWQTGLTSQSLIAVEPFLGVDKWSVHRTQVLNHGFLQARLYRRLPKQDGQVSSWSVTAESSGSETRQEFRLSRDLRKS, encoded by the coding sequence ATGGGTGCCCATGGCCGATTGGTCGCTGATCGTTTTGCCAGTGATTTGCTGGGCAATTCTTTGAGCGACTCGGTGCGAGGTTATGACCGTCTGGCTCGGTGGTATTGGTTGCTGGAGAAACCGGTCTTCCGCAATGAGCTGCAACGGGCTCGCATGGCGTTGTTGTCGGAGTTGCCGCCGGTCGCTCGCATTCTGATGCTGGGCGAGGGGGACGGCCGTTTGTTGGCGGAGGTCTTGCGAACGCAGCCTCATGCTTTCGTCACCAGCGTCGAACAAAGCCCGGAGATGTTGCGGCTTCAACGAGAGCGAGTGCTTCAGTGGGGGGCCAGTGATCGAGTTCGTTTGGTAGGTCAGGACGCGACGGATTGGAGTGCGAAGGGGCAGACGTTCGCTTGCGTCATCACGCCGTTCTTCTTGGATTGTTTTCGCGAAGCGGAATTGCGTTGCCACCTGCCCAAGTGGTTGGCGTTGGTCGAACCGGGAGGTTGGTTTTATCACGTCGACTTCGTGCTGCCTTCCTCGGGTTGGCGGCGTCTGCGAGCGAAGTTTTGGAGCGGTGTGATGCATCGCTTCTTCGCCTGGCAGACCGGGCTCACGTCGCAGTCTTTGATCGCGGTGGAACCGTTCTTGGGCGTGGACAAGTGGAGCGTGCATCGAACTCAGGTGCTCAATCACGGGTTTCTGCAGGCTCGTCTGTATCGTCGATTGCCCAAGCAGGATGGGCAGGTGTCCTCGTGGTCTGTGACAGCTGAATCTTCGGGTAGCGAAACCCGTCAAGAGTTTCGACTGTCCCGTGATCTTCGAAAGTCTTGA
- a CDS encoding fumarylacetoacetate hydrolase family protein: MNITKCIDSAGQIRVALVEDGNLIPLQTTAELPTLSAILAAENPKAAAASLARDQSIAIDDSTQWLPPIDQQEVWAAGVTYKRSQTARMEESEAAASCYDRVYNADRPEIFFKATPSRVSGHQQPLRIRTDAKWNVPEPEITLVLSPALKIVGLTVGNDMSSRDIEGENPLYLPQAKCYDQCAGLGPWITLMDELPSADAITVDLKIVRDGAIVFDQATSAAEMARKFDDLVQWLGRDNTMADGAFLMTGTGIVPTSDFTLLPDDVVNITIGGVGTLSNRIVQGAGS, translated from the coding sequence ATGAATATCACCAAATGCATTGATTCAGCCGGCCAAATTCGCGTTGCTTTGGTCGAAGACGGCAACCTGATCCCGCTTCAAACGACGGCGGAGCTTCCCACGTTGTCTGCGATTCTGGCGGCCGAGAATCCCAAGGCCGCGGCGGCGTCCTTGGCCCGCGATCAATCCATCGCGATCGATGATTCAACGCAGTGGTTGCCACCCATCGATCAGCAAGAAGTTTGGGCCGCCGGGGTGACTTACAAACGCAGTCAAACGGCACGGATGGAAGAGTCCGAAGCCGCCGCGTCGTGCTACGACCGGGTGTACAACGCGGATCGTCCAGAGATCTTTTTCAAGGCCACACCATCCCGCGTCAGCGGCCACCAACAACCGCTTCGCATTCGAACCGATGCCAAGTGGAATGTGCCGGAACCGGAGATCACATTGGTGCTCAGTCCCGCGTTGAAGATCGTTGGATTGACGGTCGGCAACGACATGAGCTCGCGGGACATCGAAGGGGAGAACCCGTTGTACCTGCCACAGGCGAAATGCTACGACCAATGCGCGGGGCTGGGTCCGTGGATCACGTTGATGGATGAGCTGCCCTCGGCCGATGCCATCACCGTGGACCTGAAGATCGTGCGCGATGGAGCCATCGTTTTTGATCAAGCGACGTCGGCGGCTGAGATGGCTCGCAAGTTTGACGATTTGGTTCAGTGGCTGGGACGTGACAACACGATGGCCGACGGAGCGTTCTTGATGACCGGAACCGGAATTGTTCCCACCAGTGATTTCACGCTGCTTCCCGATGACGTTGTGAACATCACGATCGGTGGTGTGGGCACGTTGTCCAATCGGATTGTTCAAGGTGCAGGATCCTGA